The DNA window ggaaaaaaaaattccttccctgTAATATCAGATTCATGTATCTGATCAACTTTGCTCCTGATTTTGCAATCCTTCCTGGGACAGAGCTCTCAAAGATTCTGAAGGAAGTTCAGTCTGACTGACATCGAAGACTACAATTCAAGTTCATGGATCCTTATGATAACCTGAAAATCGCCACTTACCTTTATGATAAAGGACCACTCATCATTTTGGtgtggtttcctaaggaaataaggcctgtgcagtcTCACTGTGTCTGTCTATCCATCTTCATAATAATTTGCAGGACTGTTGCGAGTTTCACCTAACCTTGTCAGAGAGGTAGAGATCTTGAAGATACTGTGCTCCTATAAGTTTCATGAAAGTAAGTGGTCAGGTAGAGGATGGAGAATATAATAATGTCCCTCAGAAAGGAATAATGATAGTGTGAGATTGTCTCATCCTGTATGCTCAGGGGAGAAACTCAGATCTGTAAGAAACCTGACTTCATTAGTGTTGGTGCTCTTGTTTTCTACTGGGATCCATTTGGGCTCCCTCCCACTTAGCAGTATGTGTAGAATAGGATGCCTGTGACTGCCCAGCCTACGATCATTGCTCAGAGTGAGAATCTGTAGTCCCGGAAGGTGACTTCCCTTGCTAGTGTCACTGTTAGCTTAACACTTACTGCGATGATGCTAATGGTCACTTTCAGGCATGCCCAAAGGACTCCTGTTGCTGAGATGATGTTACGTAGAAGGGTGATCTCACACAGGCTTGTCAGCAGAATACACAAGCAGAGctaaaaaagaagcagcagattaGATAAAATTATTAGTTTAAAATGATACAGCCCACCAAAAATATCTGACACAAAATCCCAGCAACTTGGGCAGACCTTACAGAGCTAAaaattttttctcaaaaaagTGACAGACATCATTCCCTGTATGCCATATTAGCAACAACAGAacagggaaggcagcaggatgcGCTCCAGACAAAGTATAAAATAACACAGGAGcaaagaaagaatgaatggtGCTGTACAGAAGTACAGACTCTTTCTAAACAGACCTTGAGTTCACTTCACTTATCTGTAACTTCAGGTTGCTATCTCACCCTTACTATGCTGGGTCAGGCTATgatcttcctcccctctcccatccCAGTATCATTCTCCCAAATGTAGGAGACAGCTAGCATAGCTGAAAAGCAGTAAGCTGCAATGTTGTGCAGTGATAACCTTTGTTATTTTAGGAGACTGAGTACAATGCTGGGTCAGAGCTTCTGGAAGTAACTGTTGTTTTGGGCAAACTTGTTTCCCAAAAATAAGattctgttttcattattttggCAGGACAATGAGAAAATATTATGTTGATCCATTTTTCTGGATTTTAGCCAAACTTCCCTACAGCAAATACCTCGAGATGAGCATTATTAGGCTAACCTTATCTAAGAGGTAAGATGCAGACAGGATTGCTCTAGGAAGTTAACAGTTGAGCTCAACTAGTCTAATTCTAAATTCTGCTTAATAGAAGTTAAAAAGGGGAATTTGGGGAGAGAATTCTATACCTGTGCCTGAAGATCAAAGGTCAACATGGAAAAACAGAGGTTCAGCATGAAGTATTGTGATTGTAGGCTTTCTAGAGCACCGCCCACTCGGAAGGCCATCATGCTTTCACTCTGAATGAGCATGATGGCACAGATCACATCGAAGGAGCCAACCAGGAGAATCAGAATGAAGCGGGCCTGATGGGAAAGACAAATAAGGATGTGACTGGCCACACTGAAACAGGGAGAATCTTTCTTTAACTTTAAATCACTTATAACTGGAAATAATAGAATAAAGGAGTAAGGATATCCAGCCTGCCTGCTCTCTGCCTACAGAGATCTGAAGTAAGCGTTTTAAGTAAGTTACAACTAAACATAGTAGTTTGCCATACTGTTAAGTGGCAAAGATCTGGTCATGATTCTGGCCATTTGATGTAACCAGTTGGTAATAACTGTAAACTCGTACTGGCTATTTTTGCTTATGTTACCCTCAACATAGTAGTTTTACAACTGTTAAGACAAACATAACCTTTGCACTCCATGTAATATCACTACAGTTTTTAGTAAGGTTTTGCTCGAGTTTGAAGAAGCTTGAAGAAACGGCTTTCTTTTGACAGAGACTGGCTCTAAACTTCTTTTATGGCATAAACCAACTGGTAAGAATCTTCCTCTTTGATTTCTAGGGGGACAGTGGGTTATTCTGAATGCTGTATTTAATAAGTTTCTAAAAACACTGGTTTGTCTGGGTTGTGAATGACAGCAAAGCTGCAGATACAACAAATATTTGCTGCTTTAAATACAGATGAAGTGGCAAAATGTCTTTCATCTCTATGTAATTACATTGATAGAAAAATGCTTGTAATAGTATGTCTTATTCTGGCACAGTAATTCTGCTCAGGAAGCAGAGGGAGTTACAGTAATCCAAGTTACTTTTATAGTAGTAAAAAACACCCTTAATCTTCTAGACCAGGCCTTATTTTGAGGTTCTTATTTAATATATAAGCTGAAGGCTAGGATACATACCCTAAAGTAATTTGCATCCCTTTGATGCCTGTTTCTTACTGACCCTATCAATCCAGTTTGCTGTAGATAAGTATGTTTAACTAAATGtacaacatatatatacattGACTAGGGAAATTCTGCTCTGCTTTGATCTTGCAAGCTTGCTTGCAATCCCTTCTATCCAAGAACAAATTTTGGATGACACTAGCTAGGAACCTCCTTTTGACCTTTGGGAAAGCTGTGTGACCATAAAAGGGAAGGACTTCTGAGAAGCACAGCAAGAGGAAGTTTAACTACAAATGCTAATAATGCATAGGATACAATCcttgttttacattttattgtTATGAAACACAAACAAGATAATCTGCAGTGACACGACCTCCTCTAGTACACTGTacctttttgtttccttgcagCAGATATCACAACTCTCCTAAAGAAACACAAAGCTCAATTATGGGCATTATATCAGGAAGATGAGGCTAATGACCCTGTTTTCGCACATGGGCTCAAAAGATTCCAGTTCAGTTCCTAGGTCAGATTTATGACTTTGAGACAGTCACTTTATAGACTGAAATCTGAAGCAGAGTAGGTTAAGTGAAGGAAATATCTTCTGTGGTAGTCCTGTGTAAATAAAATTCTATGATAGTAATGATACTTTCAGATGTTACCATAAAGAAACCCTTAAAATTGCTTAGAGAAACAGATGTACCATTTTGGAGAAGTGCACATTCTGTGACTTGGCAGGAATAATTCAGCCTGATTTTTCTGTGATCAGTGGCCTTATCACAGATGCCTTGCCTTTCTAAGATCTTCAAATGCAAGATTTGGAGAAAAGCAAGGAGACTAACCAGGAGTTTCGGCTTCTGTTCAGCTGAAAGAACTGTGAAGTTGACAATGGATCGAAACATCACTAGCAAGACAGAAAGAACAAAGACAACGAGTTCCTGGCGATTCTCCTGCAGAATTCCTCTAGTCACATAGTATACACAGAACgctgcaaaggagaaagaaaggtcaTTTACCAAGTGAACACAGATTGCACGTGGTAAAATTTTTCAATATGCTTGGTCCAGAAGACAAAATGGTAGTATCAAGACCATGTAACTTAGTTGCCTCAGTTAAGAGCATATCTTTATTCTTACCAAGGAGCCTACATCAGATACTTAAAACCAGATGCTATGAGTACCCTCTCCTGTgtttaacataaaataaataattggTTAAAATTTGAGATTACTTGTGAAGTGACTTCTTGAAAACAGCAACATATTAACTCTCCAAATCAACGGGCAGTTGCAGTGTATTTGATTATATTATTTGAATATTATATCAAACAATATATTGAATAGTGTATTTGAATTAAATGAATATACTGAAATATTTGAGTTAAATGAAGCAACattgtttttgttaaagaaaacacCTGAAACTACATAATCTTCCCAGAGTAATTCAAGTGACTAGCAAGGGATTTACCACTCATACATATATTGCTATAGTATTGTTTGTGTGGCTCTGACTGCTACAAAGGGGGTGTGTGTGGAATTAAAACATTAGACAGAGCCCTAACAGtttatttttgtgctgaaattttGAACTATCCTCCTCCTCCCAACCTTTAGTCCAGAAAGGAATGGGTTCAGGAAAATTCTGGAGGTTATATTGTTATGAAATATGTCCAAAAGAGCCACACTTAATACCGCCATTAGCTGTCACTGTTCATCTCTAAACATCAGTTCTGACAAAGCCTAAGTAAGAAAAAGGCTTTCGTTTTGTAAGAACAGGAATCAGCCCTTTGTGCCTATACGTAATGCTCCTCCAAACACCAATTCATTCTTACCTTAGACAAAGAGCAATACATTTCTTTTCCCATAGTGCTATTTTCTGAATTCTTCACATCAAATAATCTATTTTTTCTAAGGACAGGTGGACAAAGTGTCACAAAAGATCCCAAAGTTACATAATGACTTCAGTTTCTCTAAAGAAACTGTCTAGTGAATGAACTTCCTTCTTCACTTCTATTAACAGTAATTGAGACAACTGAAAATGATTAGCAAATTAAGAAGTGAATCAagtgtgggggggtttttttcttgtttttcttttcttttcttttttttttttgttgcatgCTTATGACCTTAGGACGACCTGAAAGATGTAAGAGTAATTGTTTTGCAATTTCAGCCACTAAAACAGAAGTCTCTACAAAGCAtgtgcaaacagattttttttcctgagtgttaGGTTTTTTGGAGATAGCATAcacacatttctgaaataaagGACATgcctttgtttttgaaaatgaacaaCGTGTCATCAAATTAAATCCAAAACTGCCTTTGAAGTGACTACTGCTAGTAGTAAATCCAAGGGATTATTACAGCTGGAGAATTCATTTTTGAATTGTTGAATTCTCTCGGTCTTTGTCTATACTATGAAAACACTATGAAAACAACACTATGAAAACAACAACATGAAAAATTTGGGTTTGGCATGTTTATGCAGGTTAGCTTACACATCTTAAAATCTCAAGGTAAGCCAATCATGGTTTTAATATGTTCCTTGCATGATGTTATCTTAATCAACTAAtgtattaaaacaattaaaatctgAAGTAATGTGTTAAACATACACTGTTTTTCCTGATCCACACCAGAGGTTTGTGAGAGGCATGCATTTCTTCCCATGTTGTATATTATGAAGGTTCTTCATTTTTCTCAGAAGCACAAAACAGTGGTTGCTAACAGAAACAGTGTGACAGATTGGAGGTACCAATGGTCTGTTCTAACATTACAATTTTTGTTGGTGTGCCGAGTCTTGTGTGAAAAGCTGATAATCAAACCagagttttgaaataaattaaaattttgtttgtaTGTGTCTAATGATAGAATCTGGAACAGCATCTATTGCCTTTGTTCTCTTTTGGTGAAAACATGAAAGCTGGTAAGCAATGATTGCTTATGTTCAACATGAAGGCAGCTGTCCTTTCTAGACTGTGTTGGCCAGCTAGCTAATAGCCAAAACCTGCTAAAGTCACTGAACGCAACTTCctaaaataattgctttatttattttcacgttaaattttttaaatatattttcatgttaaGTTTCGTTTGTATTCAATATGAATGGACCCAGGAATATGAACATTCAGTTTCTATTTAAGATGTAGTTGGAAATATCCTAGTAAGCCTGGATTTTGCTTCCAGTAGAATGAAAACTATTAGACAAAAAaggacttgaaagaaaaaaagaaaaggtcctttttttctttcattaaaatacttcaggTGAGGCAACATCCTTGCAGAAACTTAGAGAGATTATATATTTTCTTATGTTTCAGATCAAATCGTGTATATTTGGTTTCTTGTAATATGAGAAGGTACCTTGAAACCAACTACCACTCAGAAATGAGCACCTCAAGAGAGACACATTCTCTGACAAGCCTTATGGACACTTCTGAATTCCCCAGCAGATTACAACAAAGACATTGAAATGGTAAATAGTAAGCTGTTTCTGGCATAGCTGAACATTCAGTAATCTTCCATAAAATGACAGCTgtccaaaagcaaaattattacTACATCTCTCTAATGAAACACCCTGAAAAAAGCCAATTACAGCAAAATGTCCTAAAACCTGAGTAGTTTTTCATGCTGTTCACATATGAACATGGTTTACATGACACCAAATGTATTATTGATCCTTTTCCTAAAATACTACTGGAAAAAAGCAATAATGGCAAAAGCATCTAGCTTGTAATGCTAAACTAGCATAAGATTCTGTGTATAATATAGCATGTCGGATGGAGTGAACTAAGAAACTTTGGTTGCTCCTTAATTACTAATTTGGGGaagaatatatttgttttaaaatacaaatagaaTGTGTCTTACCAAGTCCAACTAACTGTATAAAAGAAATGGTGAAATCTTCTTCAGTTTGTTGAGTGAGTGTCTCTACAGTGAGCCCTATTACACTCAGCAGAGACAAAACAGTCACACAGAAGTAGATCTTGACAGGAAATGATAGCTCTGAACAAGGCTTTATCTGTAAAGAAAGTAAATGTTTTAAACTCATAATCTGCTATAAACTAGTTGCTCTTCTGTAAGAAATACATTAAAGCAAGTTGGTTAAATGACACTTACACTTTCCACTGTAGGGCTGGCCTTGCAGAAAGGAAGGGAAACTTTTTATAGTAGAACAGAAACTCCAAAGCTGTTTAGGAAGGGAGAGCTCTAACTTTATTTGGTAAGTAATCTCAGGCTAGGTTTTCTGGTTTACACCTATAGACTGCAGTCCACTTTTCACTACACCTCACAAAGGGCAGAATATTGTAATTTATTTAATTGTaattttattgtaatttattGTAATTTCATCTCCTGAAACCAAGATTTTTCAATGCCCACAAATACGCATGTCAAAACATAGCAAGTGGTGTTCAGCAAGTAACTTCTCCCGCTAACCATTCATGTAGTCACCCTTATCAGGATTTTCAGCTCTAGAAAATCAGAGAAAGGTTTGCCCTTCCAAGCAATGCACACAGGATTTGAATGAGATGTTTTTTCCATTTATCCCAGGCAGCATAAACCCTGGAGACAGCTGAACTACTGATAAACTGCACCATACtaacaaaaatactttattttcctaTGATGTCAGTagtaagggaaaaaaagcttcatcAACAGGTATATGGGGCTGGAGAGTTACCTGGAGTCAGGGCTTAGCTATGACATGGTCATTGCATCACAGAGTTGTTTAGTGATTTCCTCCTGATGAATGTGATTTTAATAcatattagaaatatttcttataaCTTTTGATGAATTAaatattctctatttaaaaataaggttttatttaaaaaacaaacaaacaaatgaaaataattgaGCACCTGAATGAAAGTGCTTTTTGAATGGGGGCTAGGCTGGTAGTGAATAATTCAAGCTTTTTAGAGAGTTTTACTTAGTAACAGGTTTGCTTTGCAAATCAGTTGTATTGCATAAACAGCCATGAAGCCTAAACACACACTAGCAGTTATAAAAAAGTGACTAGCTAAAAAACTCCAGTAAAACCACATTTAAAATAACCACCTGTAACCCACTGTCACCTCAGTTTCACAAAGTTATGCAAGCACAATTAATGCCAGAAAAGTTAAGGGTATTTGAATAagcaggctgtgctttttctgaaCTGTGCCATTTGCAGTAGTAAAGAAACAACAGTAAGGTGGCAACTATATATTTACGTTTAAATATTACACAATTTCAAAGGGGCAGGTCGGAAAAAAACTTGGTTCGCTCTCTGATTTCCCCGATTTGCTTCTTTAGAAATTCTAGTAGATGAAGATACCCTAACGAGCCCTCGCTTCCTGCGGGCTGTACAAGCAGCGCACGCTGACAATGACTTCCGCAATAACTTCTTAGAGAAAGTGAGAAAACCGGTTCCTGGAAGCAGTCCACCCCAGGACAGACAACGTCCGGGCCTCCGCCCCGCCCCTCTGCCCCAGCCCGCCCATCTCCGAGGGGCAACAGGAAGCGCGCGCGGCTCTCTCGGGCGCTCCAGCCGTCCGCCAGAGGGCCGTGTGCCGCTCGGATACTCACGGGGCCGCAGGGAGTGGGGATGAGCTCCCGGTGCCGGGGGATGAGGTTCGGCAGAGGAAGGGCTGCGGTGTCGctaggggaagagagaaaaggttTTGTCGCGACCGCGCGCCCCTGCAGCTGTGGCGGCCATCCTGCaacggccgcggccgccgccgccgccgccgccgccctgggggCGCCCGGGGGTGACGTCAGCCGACCGAACCGTGCACAGCCGGCAAGTGAGGACTTCCTGCACTCCTGCATGGGCCGTACCAACCAGCGGCAGGTGAGGGGAGGCAGACCAAGCTCCTCCCCCTCCCCTACCGGTGCCCCCGGCTAACAAGGAGGGGGAGCGTGAAGCGCCGCCCCCAGTCAGAGCTTGGTACCTCCCAGCCTCTATCCCCTAGTGGCACGATACACTAGGAGTCGCCGCGAGGCGCAGGTACCTATTGTCGGCCGGCTCCATGGTCACCTCGACGCGTTCCCCCCTCCGGTAACGGTACCTACATGGCCACAACGGCCGGGCTTGGGTTCTGGGGAATGCCCGCACttccggggggcggggggggctgggcaACAGGGACGTCACTTCCCTGCCCCGAGTGGGCTTGAGCCGCCGCTGGAGCGAGCGGGTGCCAGCCTCGCCGCCCCGTAAGCAGCGGAGACAGCGGGGACTTGGGGGGCGAGGGGGAACGCCATCACACAGCGGTCGGGCAGCAGCAGTTCCTCCCGCGGCAGGCAGTCTGTCCGCACGGACAAAACAGTGCTTTCCCGTTCATTCGCTGATagtgctttctcttcctcttacTCCTCTTCGGAGGTGTGTACTTACGTGGGTGTTTTATCCGTTGCGCTGTGCACAGCTGCTAACTTACAGTTATTTTCCTTGGCTTGGCCTGGTGGAGGAGCTGGGTCAAGCACCGCAGCAGAAAGCGATGCCCGATGGTTCCCATTTCCTTTGATAAACAGGTCTGGATTGACTTGAACACCTGTGAACGTTACTGCTTTTTAAATCAATTGTTCCCCTACGGTGGAGTTGCATTCCCTAtgatctgctttatttttctgccagATGATCATCCTGTACCCCTGCAGTCCTCCCTTTGACCACCTGCTGTGATAATTAAACAAACAGTTGTTGTGACCAAGGTGGCACAGGAGAAGGCAGCACTTCACACGTGCGCAAATCTGTATGTGCTGTAAAGAGACTGGACCGAGAGAGATCACTGACTGCAGCGCTGTAATCTGTGTTTCCTCACCAGAGCGTCAGTCAGCAGGTTTAGTCTGTTGTCACCACGGTTTTGGACTGTTGCCTAGCTTTCATTTAAACCAAGGTGAAGTTTCGGTGTGTGCTTATTTGTTACCTGTTTACACCTGTAATGTGGAAGCTGTTTTGGAAATCTCCACTCTCCAGGGCTCATTCACCCCAGGAATTGCAAGCAAGCAGGTCTCTTATGGTGGCAGTTTGTATGGGACCCTAAAAACTCATTTAACTGCAGAAGCTAGTTAACTTGGTTGCTGCCTGCTCTGGAAGAACTTGTACGTTTTGTAGCCCTACTGTGAGCCTTCCCAGCATGCAAATGCCTTGACGTGTTTCCATGCggagtgcatgcacacacagctcATTCCCACGGCTGGTTTGATTGAGGCACTTTTCCACGGAGACATCTTCACCCCTGAAGAACAGCTGGCCCCAGGAGAGGTGCTTTTCctgcgggggggctcgggggcttTTATCTGAGCAGAGCTGGTTACCGACTCCAGTTCCTGTGGGGTGAGCAAGCAGGAACAGAGGGAACGTACCCCTAGCCATGGGCAGACTGAGGCTGCGGGGCAGGCCGTGCCCAGCTCAGCTCCTCTGCCCAGGGTGGCGGAGGGGGCATcgggccgagccgccgccgcgccgagccgccgccgcgtgGACCCGCTTTTTCGCCCCGCACGCGCACTCCGGGTGGAGGCCGGTCGGCCGCTATGGCGCGGCTCTGtcggcccgcgggggcggggcctcgcctcCGCCGCTGGCGGCCGCTggcggctggaggcggcgggcatGGCGCGGCCGgtgaggcggggggcgggcgccgcTCCGAGGGTCGCGTCTGGAAAAGCCGAGGCGTGGTTTGGCGGGGGTAATGCGGGAGCGGCAGGGAGtgctttgtttctgaaagcacGCAGTTAAGGACGCAAAAGCCTGCGGATGCTCTCTGTGattattttatgtgttttttgCACTGGACTGTCAGGTTTCCTCCTGCAAGAGAGAAAATCGGTCGTCAGTTTCTGCTGGTATTGATTCAGAAGAAGATTCAAAGTGTGTTACAAATCAGGTGAAAGTGCTGGTTTTTAAAGAGCACTTAACACATAAGTATTGGCCAAGCTCAGCTTGATCTCGTCCCTAGGAGAAAGAGGTCCGTGTTATTTCCTTTCCTAACTTGCTGCAACTGTACTTGTCTGAAAATCCTTAGGTCAGAAAACCAGGGATAACAGGTCAAAACTGAAAGAGTATAGCACTGCTCTGTGGTGGTCCGTGAACGTGAATGGAGAAGGCAGCTCCAAATATGCGGTGCTCTTGTTCTAGTGTGTTTTAAATGGTAAGATCAGTTCTGAGATGCTTTGGGACACACAGAAATATGTGTGGAATCTGCCTGCATGGTAGTTGATCCTGAATTCCTCAGGAGGGAAATTTAGGACTGAGTTACCACAAATGTAGTTGATGTACAAGAAAGTATTAGGCTATTTAAATCTTCTTTTAGCCTTTAGTATCTTCTTTGCATAGATATTCCTAGCTTTGAGATTATATTACAATTTGTGTTCCTAAGTATCTTAGGTGCCCTCATCCCCATGTAATGAAACACCGTTTAGATTTTCTGCTTACTTGAGTTGCTGATTTCTGTGCCTTTGTCACTTTAGAAGGAATGTTTGGATGACCCGTGTTGCATGATAGTAGACTAAGAGGTATGCACAtacagcttttgtttgtttttcactattAGATTAACCTTAATTTCTCAAGTATTTGCAACATTtttgagcttttatttttctgtgcagaatGTAAGACTGACTTTATAGGATTCTTTGGGGATATTGTCAAAATAAGATATCTGTCCTTATAGATATATACAAGGGATGAGAGAGAGGTGTAGCAAAGACTTTCTGTCTTCACTGTTACTTAGTGGTCATTACAAAGTCTAGAGCACTTCTAATGTTGGACAGACGAATGCAGTAAGGAACTGTCAGTGTCACACATGTAGTGGTGATTATCAGAATCTGCTAAGCTATATAAGAAATAATTAGACCTTCTGAACAAAGGGTGTCTGTTTTGAGGTCAGCTGCATGACAGAAGAattttatatgtaattttttgGAGTACCTGACAAACACTTGCAAATGAATATAtctcaataataaaaatattcagtatGCTTTATGAAGGACTGTGTGCAAAAACAGAGTTGTAATACATAGTTAAAAACACAGTCAGCAGTGCTGGAaatgatgtgttttattttcactatAGATTGTGTCTTGAAGAAGTATACGTAATTTTTAAAAGGTACTATATTTCCTCTTTCACGTGGCTTCTTTGTCTTTTGTCACTGTATGTCTTATCTTTAATTGTATTATTTCAGCTGTAGGCAAAATCTCCAGGTACATTAAACAGTTGTGTTGttggctttttctgttttcagcactCCCTTAAAAATTAGGGTTAAAACTGCAGTTTCTCCTGAACAGTTACTTTAAGTGAATACTATTATGAAGATTTTGGAAACATGTCATCAAATAATAATCTCATCAAAACAATTTGACACCCAGGTTGGTTTTGAATCTGGTTGTTTTTATCTCTTGCCTTTTGATTTTTATCAAAGTTGGCTCTAAATAGACTCTTAACATTCTCACTCCGTGCTTGCTTTTAAACAAGATTACTGTGTATTAGAATTGGGTGAAGTCAGCCCAGCTGGCTGCCGCTATTTAATCCGTAGGTCTGTTGCAGAAAACCTCAGTGAGGGTCATGTCTGGAATGTCTCAGGGCCCCGTTGTAATACTGCTCAGTGCTTGCAACTGGATTTCCACAAGCTGCCCTCATCCTTACATCTCTGGAGTTTTAAGGGAGGGGAACACAACACACACCTCCCTTTCAGAGAAGGAGAATTCGTTTGCTTTTAAATTGTGTTAGAAAATTGTGTTGTTGTAAAACCCTGCATGTCATCTATTTCTTGTTTGTTGTCTTCCTCTTTTACTTCCTATACCTTAGTGTGGAATGTTACAgtttaatt is part of the Dromaius novaehollandiae isolate bDroNov1 chromosome 24, bDroNov1.hap1, whole genome shotgun sequence genome and encodes:
- the LOC112981159 gene encoding uncharacterized protein LOC112981159 isoform X3 — protein: MQECRKSSLAGCARFGRLTSPPGAPRAAAAAAAAAAVAGWPPQLQGRAVATKPFLSSPSDTAALPLPNLIPRHRELIPTPCGPIKPCSELSFPVKIYFCVTVLSLLSVIGLTVETLTQQTEEDFTISFIQLVGLAFCVYYVTRGILQENRQELVVFVLSVLLVMFRSIVNFTVLSAEQKPKLLARFILILLVGSFDVICAIMLIQSESMMAFRVGGALESLQSQYFMLNLCFSMLTFDLQAQLCLCILLTSLCEITLLRNIISATGVLWACLKVTISIIAILKELKPLVWIFLSQNVPEVVYLIYLLYMCFLPMEGLTPEHPPCV
- the LOC112981159 gene encoding uncharacterized protein LOC112981159 isoform X2 — encoded protein: MQECRKSSLAGCARFGRLTSPPGAPRAAAAAAAAAAVAGWPPQLQGRAVATKPFLSSPSDTAALPLPNLIPRHRELIPTPCGPIKPCSELSFPVKIYFCVTVLSLLSVIGLTVETLTQQTEEDFTISFIQLVGLAFCVYYVTRGILQENRQELVVFVLSVLLVMFRSIVNFTVLSAEQKPKLLARFILILLVGSFDVICAIMLIQSESMMAFRVGGALESLQSQYFMLNLCFSMLTFDLQAQLCLCILLTSLCEITLLRNIISATGVLWACLKVTISIIALIAEWGKGNSYTLEAAVITGSCISVAIKSVLFWALIHVYHSFGQGLRERMFSSYGRIDS
- the LOC112981159 gene encoding uncharacterized protein LOC112981159 isoform X4, whose product is MEPADNSDTAALPLPNLIPRHRELIPTPCGPIKPCSELSFPVKIYFCVTVLSLLSVIGLTVETLTQQTEEDFTISFIQLVGLAFCVYYVTRGILQENRQELVVFVLSVLLVMFRSIVNFTVLSAEQKPKLLARFILILLVGSFDVICAIMLIQSESMMAFRVGGALESLQSQYFMLNLCFSMLTFDLQAQLCLCILLTSLCEITLLRNIISATGVLWACLKVTISIIAILKELKPLVWIFLSQNVPEVVYLIYLLYMLIAEWGKGNSYTLEAAVITGSCISVAIKSVLFWALIHVYHSFGQGLRERMFSSYGRIDS
- the LOC112981159 gene encoding uncharacterized protein LOC112981159 isoform X1 — translated: MQECRKSSLAGCARFGRLTSPPGAPRAAAAAAAAAAVAGWPPQLQGRAVATKPFLSSPSDTAALPLPNLIPRHRELIPTPCGPIKPCSELSFPVKIYFCVTVLSLLSVIGLTVETLTQQTEEDFTISFIQLVGLAFCVYYVTRGILQENRQELVVFVLSVLLVMFRSIVNFTVLSAEQKPKLLARFILILLVGSFDVICAIMLIQSESMMAFRVGGALESLQSQYFMLNLCFSMLTFDLQAQLCLCILLTSLCEITLLRNIISATGVLWACLKVTISIIAILKELKPLVWIFLSQNVPEVVYLIYLLYMLIAEWGKGNSYTLEAAVITGSCISVAIKSVLFWALIHVYHSFGQGLRERMFSSYGRIDS